The genomic stretch AGTGAAAAATTCCCTTGCTTAAAGTATTTAATTCATGTAGGACAGGAAAAACATAGGGGGATGTTTAATACTAATGAATTGTTATTACTCGGTATGAACTACGATGATGAAGAGTATCAAAGGGTAAAGGATTCTGTTAGTCAACACGATGTAATCAACATGCAATATACAAGCGGAACAGAAGGATTCCCTAAAGGAGTAATGCTTACAAGCCGTAATATTGTAAATGATGGTTATTACATAGGAGAAAATATGAATTATAGTCCTGCTGATAAGCTTCTCTTACAAGTACCTTTATTCCACTGTTTCGGAACTGTACTTGGTGTAATGGCAGTTATTACCCATGGTTCTACTATGATAATGCTTGAAGAATACGACCCATTACTTGCTATTTCTTCAATTCAAAAAGAAAGATGTACTTCCATCTATGGAGTACCTACAATGTTTATCGGTATGATGAACCACCCAATGTTTGATATGTTTGATATGTCATCTTTACGTACTGGTATTATGGCAGGTTCCACTTGTCCTGTTGAAACAATGAAAGATGCAATTGAAAAAATGAATATGAAGGAAATTACAAGTGTATATGGCCTTACAGAAGCTGCACCTGGTTTTACTCAAACTAATGCTTCAGATTCATTTGAGAAAAAAATCAGCACTGTAGGTAGGAAATTCCCTAATATTGAAGTTAAAATCGTAGATCCTGAAACTGGTAAAGAACTTGGACCAGGAGAGACTGGAGAAATCATGTGTAGAGGTTTCAATGTAATGAAAGGTTACTACAATATGCCAGAAAAAACCGCTGAAACTATTGAACCAGATGGATGGTTACA from Methanobrevibacter olleyae encodes the following:
- a CDS encoding AMP-binding protein, translating into MSELFTELSLGKFFESQVEKQPDHEFIVYPDRNLRFTYKEFDERVDNMAKGLLAIGIEKGDHVGIWAKNVPEWLTFMFATAKIGATIVTVNTAYQSHELEYVLKQSDMKALAMTDVFRDINYFDIIHELVPEMKTSARGNLNSEKFPCLKYLIHVGQEKHRGMFNTNELLLLGMNYDDEEYQRVKDSVSQHDVINMQYTSGTEGFPKGVMLTSRNIVNDGYYIGENMNYSPADKLLLQVPLFHCFGTVLGVMAVITHGSTMIMLEEYDPLLAISSIQKERCTSIYGVPTMFIGMMNHPMFDMFDMSSLRTGIMAGSTCPVETMKDAIEKMNMKEITSVYGLTEAAPGFTQTNASDSFEKKISTVGRKFPNIEVKIVDPETGKELGPGETGEIMCRGFNVMKGYYNMPEKTAETIEPDGWLHSGDLATVDEDGYYSIVGRIKDMIIRGGENIYPREIEEYLFTHESVQDVQVAGIPDEKYGEIVGAFIIKEEGFDDITEADIRDFCIGKIARYKVPKYVFFVDEFPLTTSGKIQKYKLGDIGLKLLDERRERGEF